The Nicotiana tabacum cultivar K326 chromosome 14, ASM71507v2, whole genome shotgun sequence genome contains a region encoding:
- the LOC107773875 gene encoding putative disease resistance RPP8-like protein 2 encodes MSELVLRLAVERLQSLVLADQETAPLNRSASGHLYAILGELKRMQVWLKGKTQHKDSVRKIEELDYQIEDVIETYRVLGRSRRSLSNREIFNGIKIICMRYALIPFALRKIKSDIASIIKEIEEAVPVADSFENQGPTRSSRAVYSSLFGLKEDQKRVRQVILSGTGSNIPESSSQIGVPVIPICGAVGSGKTTLAKRILYEDPIVTKEFNTRIWVNVSEKFEIRDILRQVLVSCHGWMKHMFYSSEEQLLERIEERLKSQRTLIVLDDIRSIEAWETVCKTFPKLDKRSIVLVTTRVGYVAEYICRNEFVHTMTPLNEEALFREALPPRADTVYNELPDHLKPCFVYLGHFLEDQEIDPEKLSHLWMIEGLLSTGESARGESTMEMTERYLRELTLKGIVKVQAEEVPTTKKFKACCIVQGIENFCVSNCEQKRFLKIIDLREKDYSLSSIDEPRRLVIYLGNHRVDIEPKVAKIIRSLRVVLGNMQQIENEFIWPNEMLNLEEFRVLRILDFNGIDFRGQKLPTGIFNLELLRYLSFKGCVLEELPSSISKLSYMQVLDLRVKELIEIKIPNVLGNMRRLNHLYLPLKFVTQNGKKLGLNSLTELATLENFNTRLCKADDIFKLLKLRYLGAKVEGDFDDLVSITNYMKTTLSNFLHSTVDVIDFDCYAEERHSVLRELFQCQAARILRFKGHIGRLPSSDEISPSFTQLVLNKSHLNESSMPTLEKLPNLGVLVLSDDAYIAKKIIFSDSGFPKLKRLELLNLCFLEIFEVKNTAMPILCSLEIRNCEKLESLPDCLDIRASNHFLSIIWPEKGRQ; translated from the exons ATGTCGGAACTAGTGCTCCGGTTAGCCGTGGAAAGGCTTCAGAGTTTAGTGTTGGCAGATCAAGAAACTGCACCATTGAATCGATCAGCTAGCGGACATTTATATGCCATACTAGGAGAGCTAAAGCGGATGCAAGTTTGGTTGAAAGGGAAGACACAACACAAAGACAGTGTAAGGAAAATTGAAGAGCTTGATTATCAAATTGAGGATGTTATTGAAACTTATCGTGTTTTGGGAAGATCAAGAAGAAGCTTATCAAACAGAGAGATATTTAACGGTATCAAAATTATATGTATGAGATACGCTTTGATTCCTTTCGCTCTCCGGAAGATCAAATCTGATATTGCGAGCATCATCAAGGAAATCGAAGAAGCAGTTCCTGTAGCAGATAGCTTCGAAAATCAAGGTCCGACGAGAAGCTCTCGTGCTGTGTACAGCAGTCTATTTGGGCTTAAAGAAGACCAAAAGCGAGTGCGTCAAGTTATATTATCTGGAACAGGGTCCAACATCCCTGAGTCATCCTCCCAAATTGGGGTCCCCGTCATCCCAATATGTGGAGCTGTTGGCTCGGGCAAGACTACTCTTGCTAAAAGAATACTATACGAGGACCCAATCGTTACTAAGGAGTTTAACACTCGCATCTGGGTTAATGTTTccgaaaagtttgaaatcagagACATACTTAGACAAGTACTTGTTTCTTGTCATGGGTGGATGAAGCACATGTTTTACAGCTCCGAAGAACAACTGCTTGAACGAATAGAGGAAAGACTTAAATCTCAGAGGACCCTAATTGTCCTGGATGATATACGGTCAATAGAAGCTTGGGAAACCGTGTGTAAAACATTTCCAAAATTAGACAAACGTAGCATTGTACTGGTAACCACCCGGGTAGGATATGTAGCGGAATACATATGTAGAAACGAGTTTGTGCATACAATGACGCCCTTGAACGAGGAGGCTTTGTTTAGGGAGGCTCTCCCTCCCCGGGCGGATACAG TTTATAATGAGTTACCAGACCACTTGAAACCATGCTTTGTGTACTTGGGTCATTTCCTGGAAGATCAAGAGATAGATCCCGAGAAGCTGTCCCATTTGTGGATGATTGAAGGCTTATTATCAACTGGAGAAAGCGCTAGAGGGGAGAGCACGATGGAAATGACAGAGCGATATCTCAGAGAATTGACACTTAAGGGCATAGTAAAGGTGCAAGCAGAGGAAGTTCCCACTACTAAGAAATTCAAAGCTTGCTGCATTGTTCAAGGAATAGAAAACTTCTGTGTTTCAAATTGTGAACAAAAACGTTTTCTCAAAATCATAGATTTAAGAGAAAAGGACTATTCGCTCTCATCAATTGATGAGCCACGTCGACTTGTGATATATCTGGGCAATCATAGAGTTGATATTGAGCCTAAAGTTGCTAAAATTATTCGGAGTCTTCGAGTGGTTCTTGGAAACATGCAGCAAATAGAAAATGAATTTATCTGGCCGAATGAAATGCTTAACCTCGAGGAGTTCAGAGTACTCAGAATTCTTGATTTCAATGGGATTGATTTTCGAGGCCAGAAACTACCAACAGGTATATTTAATCTTGAACTCTTGAGGTATCTGAGCTTCAAAGGATGTGTCCTAGAGGAGTTGCCATCTTCTATTAGCAAGTTGTCCTACATGCAAGTTCTTGATTTGAGAGTGAAAGaattaattgaaataaaaattccAAACGTCCTAGGGAACATGAGGAGGCTGAACCATTTATATCTTCCACTAAAGTTTGTAACTCAAAATGGTAAAAAACTGGGACTCAATAGCTTGACTGAACTTGCAACACTCGAAAACTTCAATACGAGGTTGTGCAAAGCTGACGATATCTTTAAGCTTCTTAAACTCCGGTATTTGGGAGCAAAGGTGGAAGGAGATTTTGACGATTTGGTGTCAATCACCAATTACATGAAAACAACATTAAGCAACTTTCTGCATTCCACCGTTgatgtcattgattttgattgCTACGCGGAGGAAAGGCATTCAGTTCTTAGAGAATTGTTTCAGTGTCAAGCTGCTCGCATCTTGCGTTTTAAGGGACATATTGGCCGCCTACCATCATCTGATGAAATCTCGCCAAGTTTTACTCAGTTAGTTCTCAATAAATCTCATCTCAATGAAAGTTCCATGCCAACCTTGGAAAAGCTTCCTAATTTAGGGGTGCTTGTCCTGTCTGATGATGCTTATATTGCGAAGAAAATCATCTTCTCTGATTCAGGTTTCCCTAAGCTCAAACGTTTAGAACTCTTGAATTTGTGCTTCCTGGAGATATTTGAGGTGAAAAATACGGCCATGCCTATACTTTGCAGCTTAGAAATCAGGAACTGTGAGAAACTTGAAAGCCTCCCTGATTGTCTGGATATCCGTGCTTCCAACCATTTCTTGAGTATCATTTGGCCTGAAAAGGGAAGGCAGTGA